In one Chitinophaga sancti genomic region, the following are encoded:
- a CDS encoding VF530 family protein: MESKDPLHGMTLEKILIRLVDSFGWDELGYQVRINCFISNPSIQSSLKFLRKTPWARTKVEEFYKDALKKGQLK; this comes from the coding sequence ATGGAATCAAAAGATCCCTTACACGGTATGACCCTGGAGAAAATTCTTATTCGGCTGGTCGATTCTTTCGGTTGGGATGAACTGGGGTACCAGGTACGGATCAATTGTTTTATTAGCAATCCATCTATACAATCCAGCCTTAAATTTCTGCGTAAAACGCCCTGGGCCAGAACCAAGGTGGAGGAGTTTTATAAAGATGCCTTGAAAAAGGGGCAGCTGAAATAA
- a CDS encoding MBL fold metallo-hydrolase — MRHPLFGAKPSGKRLERIQQSPHFKDGQFQNIHNTPQLSEGYSMGGVLYDFMFKKRLRLRPVDSLPSVKTDLLHLTPEQDVLVWFGHSSYFIQTGGKRFLVDPVFSGSASPLPGGTKAFNGADIYTIDDFPTIDYLFISHDHYDHLDYKTILALKSKVRKVICGLGVGGHFERWGYTPDQVIETDWWQDVDLGDGFMVHTAPTRHFSGRSFARNNTLWQSYILQSPAMKIYIGGDSGYDTHFAEIGEKYGPIDFAILENGQYDLAWKYIHMQPEEVLKAAKDLKAKRLLPVHSSKFTLGNHPWDEPLKRIKAMADIPLATPMIGELVDLRNEQQTFQEWWKGLN; from the coding sequence ATGAGACATCCACTATTCGGAGCAAAACCATCCGGAAAGAGATTAGAACGAATCCAACAATCACCGCATTTTAAAGACGGACAATTCCAGAACATTCACAATACACCGCAACTTTCAGAAGGGTATAGCATGGGAGGGGTTTTGTATGATTTCATGTTCAAGAAACGCCTGCGCCTGCGCCCGGTCGATTCATTACCTTCCGTAAAAACCGATCTCCTCCATCTTACACCAGAACAGGATGTACTGGTGTGGTTCGGCCACTCCTCCTATTTTATCCAGACAGGCGGTAAGCGTTTCCTCGTAGACCCGGTGTTTTCCGGCAGCGCGTCCCCTTTGCCAGGAGGTACAAAAGCTTTTAATGGTGCGGATATCTACACCATTGACGATTTTCCAACTATAGATTACCTGTTTATATCCCATGACCATTACGATCACCTGGATTATAAAACCATCCTTGCCCTCAAAAGCAAGGTGCGCAAAGTAATCTGTGGACTGGGCGTAGGCGGACATTTTGAAAGATGGGGTTATACACCGGATCAGGTCATTGAAACAGATTGGTGGCAGGATGTGGACCTGGGAGATGGATTTATGGTACATACCGCACCTACCCGGCATTTCTCAGGCAGAAGTTTTGCCCGGAATAATACATTGTGGCAATCATATATCTTACAGTCACCTGCCATGAAGATCTATATCGGGGGAGATAGTGGTTACGATACCCATTTTGCAGAGATTGGAGAAAAATACGGCCCGATAGATTTTGCAATCCTTGAAAATGGCCAGTATGACCTGGCATGGAAATACATTCATATGCAGCCGGAAGAGGTGTTAAAAGCGGCAAAAGATCTCAAAGCGAAGCGACTACTCCCCGTGCATTCTTCCAAATTTACCCTGGGGAATCATCCCTGGGATGAACCGCTGAAACGGATAAAAGCCATGGCGGATATTCCCCTGGCTACACCAATGATCGGTGAATTGGTGGATCTGCGCAATGAACAACAGACTTTCCAGGAATGGTGGAAAGGCCTGAATTAA
- a CDS encoding ribonucleoside triphosphate reductase, whose protein sequence is MNYVIKRNGEFEPFKSFKIKDAIEKGFISVNKQPDEAIFQQVSAQLLRKEVWSVEEIQDIIEKEMFAHSHFEVMRAFMLYRHTRKLQREQVHGLNPSTTLVDSTQTIEEYISQTDWRINANANTSYSNAGLVNNVAGKIIANYWLDKVYSQEEGYAHRNGDIHIHDIDCLTGYCAGWSLRALLNEGFNGVRGRVESRPPNHFREALGQMANFLGILQSEWAGAQAFSSFDTYLAPYVFKDNLRYDDILKAVRSFVYNLNVPARWGQSPFTNITIDWTVPEDLKLQFPTKKDIHLFDGITDPVILQKAKDRGVDLLSELTYIHFQPEMNLINKAYYTVMTEGDANGQPFTFPIPTVNITEDFDWHGENTDLLFENTARIGSSYFQNFIGSQYIYDENGNRVENPNAYKPNAVRSMCCRLQLDLRELLKRGNGLFGSAEMTGSIGVVTINMARLGYLYKGDTHALYQRLDLLLDLAKSTLEKKRVFIQDMYDRGLFPYTMRYLKHFRNHFSTIGVNGINEMIRNFTNDQDDIISETGREMAAAVLEHIRKKMTQYQEETGNLYNLEATPAEGTTYRFAKEDKKRFPEIIQAGMDNNIYYTNSSQIPVDYTDDPFEALLLQDELQCKYTGGTVLHLYMREKISTPEACRNLVKKVLSQFRLPYITVTPVFSICPEHGYLSGEHEYCPICEDESQKCLVYTRVMGYHRPVESFNIGKKGEHKQRVHFAETACCE, encoded by the coding sequence ATGAATTACGTTATCAAAAGAAATGGTGAGTTCGAACCCTTCAAATCCTTTAAGATTAAAGATGCGATAGAAAAGGGATTCATCAGTGTGAATAAACAACCTGATGAAGCGATATTCCAGCAGGTAAGCGCCCAGCTTTTACGCAAAGAAGTTTGGTCAGTAGAAGAGATCCAGGACATCATTGAAAAAGAAATGTTTGCACACAGTCATTTTGAAGTGATGCGCGCATTTATGTTATACCGGCATACCCGTAAATTACAAAGAGAACAGGTACATGGCCTGAACCCGTCTACTACACTGGTAGATAGTACACAAACCATTGAAGAATACATTTCGCAAACGGATTGGCGCATCAATGCCAATGCAAATACTTCTTATTCCAATGCAGGACTGGTGAACAATGTAGCCGGCAAAATCATTGCTAACTACTGGCTGGATAAGGTCTATTCACAGGAAGAAGGATATGCACACCGTAATGGAGATATTCACATTCATGACATCGACTGTCTCACAGGATACTGTGCAGGATGGAGTTTGCGGGCATTGCTGAACGAAGGATTTAATGGTGTAAGAGGACGTGTGGAAAGCAGACCGCCGAATCATTTCCGGGAAGCACTGGGGCAAATGGCGAACTTCCTCGGCATCCTGCAAAGCGAATGGGCAGGAGCACAGGCCTTCAGCTCTTTTGATACTTACCTGGCACCTTATGTTTTCAAAGACAATCTACGATACGACGATATCCTGAAGGCAGTGAGAAGCTTTGTGTACAACCTGAATGTACCTGCCCGCTGGGGCCAGTCTCCTTTCACGAATATTACGATTGACTGGACGGTACCTGAGGATTTGAAATTACAGTTCCCCACTAAAAAAGATATACATCTCTTTGATGGCATCACCGATCCTGTTATTTTGCAGAAAGCAAAAGACAGGGGTGTCGATCTGCTCTCAGAACTGACCTATATTCATTTTCAGCCGGAGATGAACCTGATCAATAAAGCCTATTATACGGTGATGACAGAAGGAGATGCTAACGGACAACCATTTACATTCCCGATTCCTACTGTGAACATTACAGAAGATTTTGACTGGCATGGAGAAAACACGGATCTGCTGTTTGAAAATACCGCGCGTATCGGCTCTTCTTATTTCCAGAACTTTATTGGTAGCCAGTATATCTATGATGAGAATGGGAATCGTGTAGAGAACCCGAATGCTTATAAACCCAATGCCGTGAGGAGCATGTGTTGCAGGCTGCAACTGGATCTGCGTGAATTATTGAAGCGTGGTAATGGTTTGTTTGGCAGTGCTGAAATGACGGGGAGCATTGGTGTGGTGACCATCAATATGGCGCGCCTCGGCTACCTGTACAAGGGAGACACTCATGCATTGTACCAAAGGCTGGACTTGTTATTAGACCTTGCGAAATCAACGCTGGAGAAGAAAAGGGTCTTTATCCAGGATATGTACGACAGGGGTTTGTTCCCTTATACCATGCGCTATTTAAAGCATTTCAGGAATCACTTCTCTACTATTGGTGTGAATGGGATCAATGAGATGATCAGGAATTTCACGAATGACCAGGATGATATTATCTCCGAAACCGGCCGTGAAATGGCAGCGGCAGTGTTAGAGCATATCCGTAAAAAGATGACGCAATACCAGGAGGAGACAGGTAATCTTTATAACCTGGAAGCCACGCCGGCAGAAGGAACGACCTACCGTTTTGCGAAGGAGGATAAGAAACGTTTCCCTGAGATCATACAGGCAGGAATGGATAACAACATCTATTATACCAATAGTTCACAGATACCTGTAGATTATACTGATGATCCTTTTGAAGCACTGTTATTGCAGGATGAATTGCAGTGTAAATACACAGGTGGTACCGTATTGCATTTGTACATGAGAGAGAAGATCAGTACGCCGGAAGCCTGTCGCAACCTGGTGAAGAAAGTACTGTCTCAGTTCAGGTTACCTTATATCACGGTAACGCCTGTATTCAGTATTTGCCCGGAGCATGGTTATCTTTCCGGCGAGCATGAATACTGCCCCATCTGCGAGGATGAAAGCCAGAAATGCCTGGTGTATACACGTGTAATGGGGTATCACAGACCGGTAGAGAGCTTCAACATCGGGAAGAAGGGTGAGCATAAGCAGAGAGTACATTTTGCAGAAACGGCTTGCTGTGAATAA
- a CDS encoding DoxX-like family protein — MRNLLTYFIALVWLVNGLCCKVLNLVPRHEQIVARILGEQYARPLTLAIGISEIAMAIWIISGIRPKFNAILQMGIIAVMNLIEFLLAADLLLWGRLNALFALIFILLIYYTAFKRRPRVA, encoded by the coding sequence ATGCGAAACCTCTTAACTTATTTCATTGCACTCGTCTGGCTCGTCAATGGTTTGTGCTGTAAGGTGCTGAACCTTGTGCCCCGACATGAACAAATTGTAGCACGCATCCTGGGTGAGCAGTATGCAAGACCGCTGACCCTGGCGATCGGTATTTCAGAAATAGCCATGGCTATCTGGATCATCAGTGGCATCCGGCCAAAATTCAATGCCATCCTGCAGATGGGCATCATTGCAGTCATGAATCTCATTGAATTTCTCCTTGCAGCGGATTTGTTGCTCTGGGGCAGGTTGAATGCCCTGTTCGCACTCATCTTTATCCTGCTTATTTATTACACAGCTTTTAAACGCAGACCCCGTGTTGCTTAA
- a CDS encoding DUF2071 domain-containing protein has translation MLLKNHPFAVEAFFDYSIVLTFAIPKAQLAALIPPCLELDTLHDQYGFIAVAMVQTKHLRPKGFPKFMGNDFFLVGYRIFVRYTNRAGKRLRGLYILKSETDKKKMEWLGNFFTHYNYTTTAIKQTKSGNMQTIASPDFKVSLDLAAENVPLPAGSPFADWKEARRFAGPLPFTFQYNAATKKVLIVEGMRENWTPSPLQVMDQQFSFLAPYDNAVLANAFIINNIPYQWKKGKLETWQ, from the coding sequence GTGTTGCTTAAAAATCATCCCTTTGCAGTCGAGGCATTCTTCGACTATTCAATCGTATTGACTTTTGCGATACCCAAAGCACAACTGGCGGCGCTCATTCCACCCTGCCTTGAACTGGATACACTACATGATCAATACGGATTTATTGCAGTCGCCATGGTGCAAACAAAGCATCTGCGGCCAAAAGGATTCCCGAAGTTTATGGGCAATGATTTCTTCCTGGTTGGCTACAGGATCTTTGTAAGGTATACTAACAGGGCAGGTAAAAGATTACGTGGTTTATACATCCTGAAATCTGAAACTGATAAGAAGAAGATGGAGTGGCTCGGGAACTTTTTTACACATTATAATTATACGACGACTGCTATCAAACAAACGAAATCAGGCAATATGCAAACAATTGCATCGCCGGATTTTAAAGTCTCCCTGGACCTTGCAGCAGAAAATGTACCCTTACCTGCAGGCTCCCCATTCGCTGACTGGAAAGAAGCACGGCGGTTTGCAGGCCCCCTGCCTTTTACATTTCAGTATAATGCAGCTACCAAAAAGGTGCTGATTGTAGAAGGCATGCGGGAAAACTGGACTCCCAGCCCCTTACAGGTAATGGATCAGCAGTTCTCTTTTTTAGCGCCTTATGATAATGCCGTTCTTGCCAATGCTTTTATTATAAATAACATTCCTTATCAGTGGAAAAAAGGCAAACTGGAAACATGGCAATAA
- a CDS encoding class I SAM-dependent methyltransferase, which yields MAITRKPFQGVFNIIRFNWHFYLLSLLLISAGYYFGYLIITSLVLAASMISLMISWYIYDYSDLYELNWIQANDKESLVVNIHAGFDETSLILKSKFSKANLEIIDFYNPQKHTEVSIKRARRAYPVLPQTISADTAHLPLENACADKIFVIFSAHEIRNETERTGFMKELARIIKPGGEIYITEHLRDPANFIAYNIGFVHFYSKKNWLTHFKHAALKLNQEIKITPFISTFIISRNDHSF from the coding sequence ATGGCAATAACAAGGAAACCTTTTCAGGGGGTATTTAATATCATCCGGTTCAACTGGCATTTCTACCTGCTTTCCCTGTTACTTATTAGTGCCGGTTATTATTTCGGCTACCTTATAATTACCAGCCTCGTTCTTGCAGCCAGCATGATCTCATTAATGATATCCTGGTACATCTATGATTATTCAGATTTGTATGAATTAAACTGGATTCAAGCTAACGATAAGGAAAGCCTGGTAGTAAATATCCATGCAGGCTTTGATGAAACGAGCCTCATTTTAAAAAGCAAATTCAGCAAGGCCAACCTGGAGATCATCGATTTTTACAATCCGCAGAAACACACAGAGGTATCTATCAAACGTGCCCGCAGGGCTTACCCGGTATTGCCTCAGACCATCAGTGCAGACACTGCCCACCTTCCCCTGGAAAATGCATGTGCAGATAAGATATTCGTTATTTTCTCCGCCCATGAGATCCGGAATGAAACTGAGAGAACAGGGTTTATGAAGGAACTGGCACGGATTATAAAACCCGGTGGCGAGATTTATATAACAGAACATCTCAGAGACCCGGCAAACTTTATCGCTTATAACATTGGCTTTGTACATTTCTATTCGAAAAAGAACTGGCTAACCCATTTTAAGCATGCTGCATTAAAACTGAACCAGGAGATTAAAATCACTCCTTTTATTTCGACATTTATAATTTCCAGGAATGATCATTCATTTTAG
- a CDS encoding reprolysin-like metallopeptidase gives MRQVLLFVTALLCSTLSFAQNYWRPHTDGARITPDKAVSRLAFPAEYKLFDLDVTPLQSQVFRAVGNTNAHATVISLPNADGQIEQFEIVEASNFEPALQAKFPDIRAFSGKGITDKSAILKLSISPQGIQTTVFRVEKETEFIEPYSADHTVYTVFRKQAKSLPWKCSTPEQKLATDLSNNVVARSTGDLKTLRLAQSVTAEYSNYFGATSSSQVALVLAAVNATLTRCNGVYEKDLALHLNLVASSTNVFYYNASTDPYSNASTGAAGNWNGELQSTLTSVIGAANYDIGHLFGASGGGGNAGCIGCICVDASKGSGFTSPADGIPQGDNFDVDYVVHEVGHQLGANHTFSYGNEGTGVNVEPGSGITIMGYAGITSYDLAPHSIDIYHAVSINQIQTNLSSKTCPVTTSISANNATPVVSGGGSYTIPISTPFALTGSATDANAGDALTYCWEQIDNASTSQTNASSVASATKASGPNWISFAPTTSPTRLFPKLATILAGSLVSGPLTGGDASANTEALSSVARTLHFRLTVRDNSPYSSTAPVKVGQTNYADVTVTVSSAAGPFAVTAPNTAVSWAGNSSQTITWNVASTTASPVSTANVKISLSTDGGNTFSALVASTPNDGSEVVTIPNTPTTTARIKVEAVGNIFFDISNTNFTITAGSGCAAPTGLTSSSVTTTSASIGWTAVSGAASYKVDYKAASSSTWISAATATTATSVALTGLTQGTTYDYRVRTTCSSDTSVYSSAQFTTISTDSCNVPTALTSSSVTATGATVSWTAASGAVSYSVDYKLNTSSTWTSAATATSATSVTLSGLTAASLYDWRVRTNCASGSGSYIAAQFTTLTASGCANTLDNSTNGTLSGAATIPFNTDVTGLISPSGDVDYYKFVITTSGTVTITLGTLPGDYDLKLFNSSGTQQAISQASGTTSESISGTISAGTYYAQVYGYNGANSATSCYTLRVALGTATRSGAISGDLDKIQIYPNPAKNVVNVNLAGVKGKSEVSMYDVNGRQVLRREVSAVNAQLDISTLPTGVYIIKVKNGITEVSTTKIIKQ, from the coding sequence ATGAGACAAGTTCTACTCTTCGTCACTGCACTACTATGCAGCACGCTTTCATTTGCCCAAAACTACTGGAGACCCCACACAGATGGTGCAAGAATTACTCCCGACAAAGCCGTTTCCCGCCTCGCATTTCCGGCCGAATACAAATTATTCGACCTGGATGTAACACCACTGCAAAGCCAGGTATTCAGAGCTGTCGGGAATACCAACGCACATGCTACCGTCATCTCCCTCCCGAATGCAGATGGACAGATTGAACAATTCGAAATTGTGGAAGCCTCCAATTTCGAGCCTGCCTTGCAAGCGAAATTTCCTGATATCAGGGCATTTTCAGGAAAAGGTATCACCGACAAATCGGCTATCTTAAAGTTAAGCATCTCCCCACAGGGAATACAAACCACTGTATTCCGCGTGGAAAAAGAAACTGAATTTATTGAGCCTTATTCTGCTGACCATACTGTGTATACAGTATTCAGAAAGCAGGCGAAGTCACTGCCATGGAAATGCTCTACCCCGGAGCAAAAACTGGCTACTGATCTCAGTAACAACGTGGTGGCCAGGTCGACCGGCGATCTGAAAACACTGCGCCTGGCGCAATCAGTCACCGCAGAGTACTCGAATTATTTTGGTGCCACCAGTTCCAGCCAGGTAGCATTGGTACTCGCCGCCGTGAATGCCACCCTTACCCGCTGTAATGGTGTGTATGAAAAAGACCTTGCACTTCACCTGAACCTGGTCGCAAGCTCGACAAATGTATTTTATTACAACGCGTCCACCGATCCCTATTCCAATGCCAGCACAGGTGCTGCCGGCAACTGGAACGGCGAGTTACAAAGTACGCTGACTTCCGTAATCGGTGCGGCCAACTACGACATCGGTCACCTCTTTGGTGCCTCCGGTGGTGGTGGTAATGCAGGTTGTATTGGTTGTATCTGTGTCGATGCTTCAAAAGGTAGTGGTTTTACCTCTCCTGCTGACGGCATTCCACAGGGCGACAATTTCGATGTCGATTATGTAGTGCATGAAGTAGGTCACCAGCTGGGTGCCAACCATACCTTCTCTTATGGCAATGAAGGCACCGGCGTGAATGTGGAACCTGGTTCAGGGATCACCATCATGGGTTATGCAGGTATTACCAGCTATGACCTGGCCCCACATTCTATTGATATCTATCATGCAGTTTCTATCAACCAGATCCAGACAAATCTTTCAAGCAAGACCTGCCCGGTAACAACCAGTATTTCTGCCAATAACGCTACTCCTGTAGTGAGTGGCGGTGGTAGTTATACCATTCCTATCAGCACACCATTTGCGCTGACAGGATCTGCTACGGATGCCAATGCCGGCGATGCGCTCACTTATTGCTGGGAGCAAATTGACAATGCATCTACCTCACAAACCAATGCCAGCAGTGTGGCCAGTGCTACAAAAGCTTCCGGCCCTAACTGGATCTCCTTTGCACCCACTACCTCCCCCACCCGCCTCTTTCCAAAACTGGCGACTATACTGGCAGGTAGTTTAGTATCCGGCCCTTTGACCGGTGGAGATGCAAGTGCGAATACAGAAGCCCTCAGCTCCGTGGCAAGAACCCTGCATTTCAGGCTAACGGTAAGGGATAATTCGCCGTATAGCTCTACTGCCCCGGTGAAAGTTGGCCAGACGAATTATGCCGATGTTACGGTTACCGTTAGCAGTGCTGCAGGACCATTTGCAGTGACGGCTCCGAATACCGCCGTATCATGGGCCGGCAATTCATCACAGACCATTACCTGGAATGTAGCCAGTACAACAGCATCTCCCGTTAGTACTGCCAATGTAAAGATCTCCTTATCCACAGATGGCGGGAACACTTTCAGTGCCCTGGTAGCAAGTACCCCTAATGATGGTAGTGAAGTAGTTACTATTCCAAATACACCGACTACCACTGCCAGGATAAAAGTAGAAGCGGTAGGCAATATCTTCTTTGATATTTCTAATACCAACTTCACCATTACTGCGGGTTCAGGTTGTGCTGCGCCAACGGGCTTAACATCCTCTTCAGTTACCACTACCTCAGCCAGCATTGGCTGGACAGCGGTGAGTGGTGCAGCTTCTTACAAGGTAGATTATAAGGCTGCTTCATCCAGCACCTGGATCAGTGCTGCTACTGCTACCACTGCTACATCTGTTGCATTGACTGGTCTGACCCAGGGTACTACTTACGACTATAGGGTAAGGACTACCTGCAGCAGCGATACCAGTGTATATTCCAGTGCACAGTTTACCACCATCTCAACAGATAGTTGTAATGTACCTACGGCATTGACCAGTTCATCTGTAACAGCTACCGGTGCTACAGTAAGCTGGACAGCGGCAAGTGGTGCGGTGAGTTACAGTGTGGATTACAAACTGAACACTTCTTCTACCTGGACCAGTGCTGCAACAGCAACTTCGGCTACTTCTGTGACCTTAAGTGGCTTGACAGCTGCCTCCCTGTATGACTGGAGAGTAAGAACAAATTGTGCAAGTGGCAGTGGTTCCTATATTGCTGCACAGTTTACCACGCTCACAGCTTCTGGTTGTGCGAATACATTAGATAACTCAACCAATGGTACACTTTCAGGTGCTGCCACTATTCCATTCAATACAGACGTAACCGGCTTGATCAGCCCGAGCGGAGATGTGGACTACTATAAATTTGTGATCACCACCAGTGGTACTGTCACCATTACACTGGGCACATTGCCGGGTGATTATGACCTGAAACTGTTTAACAGTTCCGGCACACAACAGGCAATTTCACAGGCATCCGGAACAACCAGTGAAAGCATCAGCGGTACTATTAGTGCCGGTACTTATTACGCACAGGTATATGGATATAATGGTGCCAACAGTGCTACCAGCTGCTACACGTTAAGAGTGGCTTTAGGAACTGCTACCCGTTCCGGTGCAATTAGTGGCGACCTGGATAAAATACAGATATATCCGAACCCGGCTAAGAACGTGGTGAATGTAAATCTTGCTGGAGTGAAAGGGAAATCAGAAGTAAGTATGTATGATGTAAATGGCCGCCAGGTATTGCGTCGTGAAGTAAGTGCGGTGAATGCACAGCTGGATATTTCGACATTACCAACAGGGGTTTATATCATCAAAGTAAAGAACGGAATTACAGAAGTGAGTACAACGAAGATCATTAAACAATAA
- a CDS encoding anaerobic ribonucleoside-triphosphate reductase activating protein: MNKPIHSITPFTLLDFPDKTACILWFAGCNMKCLYCYNPGIVLGKGKHSYADALQFLSRRKQLLDGVVLSGGECTSHKELPAFCHALKSAGLLVKIDTNGSNPQMMANLLAQGLVDYVALDYKAPADKYAGITQSSLYTKFEETLQVLMTDRTPFEIRTTVHTSLLNEEDLQEMVDYLTAKGFKGKLYIQHFINDTMTLGRLDNTRNRVDPRKVMSNCIELILRN; the protein is encoded by the coding sequence GTGAATAAGCCGATACATAGCATTACGCCTTTTACCTTATTGGATTTTCCTGATAAGACAGCCTGCATACTTTGGTTTGCAGGCTGTAATATGAAATGCCTGTATTGTTATAATCCGGGGATTGTGCTGGGGAAAGGAAAGCATAGTTATGCGGATGCCTTACAGTTTTTAAGCAGGCGGAAACAGTTACTGGACGGGGTGGTACTGAGTGGAGGAGAATGTACTTCCCATAAGGAGCTGCCGGCATTTTGCCATGCATTGAAATCAGCAGGATTGCTGGTGAAGATAGATACCAATGGGTCTAATCCGCAGATGATGGCGAACCTGTTAGCACAGGGCCTGGTGGATTATGTGGCACTGGATTACAAAGCACCGGCAGATAAATATGCAGGTATTACACAATCGTCGTTGTACACAAAATTTGAAGAGACACTACAGGTGTTAATGACAGATCGCACACCTTTTGAAATAAGAACAACGGTACATACTTCATTGCTGAATGAGGAGGATTTACAGGAGATGGTGGATTATTTAACCGCTAAAGGATTTAAAGGCAAACTCTATATTCAGCATTTTATCAACGACACAATGACGCTTGGCCGCCTGGATAATACACGGAACCGGGTTGATCCGCGAAAGGTAATGAGTAATTGTATCGAATTAATATTAAGAAATTAG
- a CDS encoding helix-turn-helix domain-containing protein, with amino-acid sequence MNENQKGLLFDTLADQYRYNNLPTDLIHLNSEFTIFNLADLHQPMPFSLPLSRLNFFVFGFIKEARGSYTLDHHTFDFKPNTIYFTNPGHYRSFRHDEIKEAYLITFSESFLRESIHGNIFDEFPFLLTETVPAKTVTPEVFNQFERLYLQIHQEYTGQSPFRKKIIISLFFALLLKYKEYFFMDYSPIYEGNRGSEIVVNFKKLLDKHYRELANGSANEVFRLQDYADAQNLHPNYLGNVIKAKTGKTIGMWISEKSVAESRSLLQNTSLPVKDIAYRLGFTDTAHFSKFFKKQLGISPVVYRKTPQF; translated from the coding sequence ATGAACGAAAACCAGAAAGGTTTACTCTTTGATACATTAGCAGATCAGTACCGGTATAATAACCTGCCCACTGACCTGATTCACCTGAACTCTGAATTTACCATTTTTAACCTGGCAGATCTGCACCAACCCATGCCTTTTAGCCTGCCCCTAAGCCGGCTGAACTTCTTTGTATTCGGATTTATCAAAGAAGCCAGGGGCAGCTATACCCTGGATCACCATACCTTCGACTTTAAGCCGAATACTATCTACTTTACCAACCCCGGTCACTACCGTTCATTCCGGCACGACGAGATCAAAGAAGCCTACCTGATCACCTTCAGTGAGTCTTTCCTCAGGGAATCTATTCATGGCAATATCTTCGATGAATTCCCTTTCCTGCTTACAGAAACCGTACCCGCAAAGACAGTGACGCCGGAGGTTTTCAACCAGTTCGAAAGGCTCTACCTGCAAATTCACCAGGAATATACCGGTCAATCTCCGTTCAGGAAAAAGATCATCATCAGCCTCTTTTTTGCATTGCTGCTCAAGTACAAGGAATACTTTTTTATGGACTATAGCCCTATTTATGAGGGCAACCGTGGTTCTGAAATTGTCGTCAATTTTAAAAAGCTGCTGGATAAGCATTATCGCGAACTGGCCAATGGCTCCGCCAATGAGGTGTTCAGGTTGCAGGACTATGCAGATGCACAAAACCTGCATCCGAATTACCTGGGTAATGTTATCAAAGCCAAAACAGGCAAAACAATCGGCATGTGGATCTCCGAAAAGTCTGTTGCTGAATCCCGCTCTCTCTTACAAAATACCAGTCTCCCTGTCAAGGACATTGCCTACAGGTTAGGATTTACTGATACCGCACATTTTAGTAAGTTCTTTAAAAAACAGCTGGGCATCTCCCCGGTAGTATACAGGAAAACACCCCAATTTTAA